The DNA sequence ACCGGCAACACGCTCCATGTCGATGGCGGCGAGGACGTCGTAGGATGAGCTGATGACGAAAAACGGACTGCCCTGCCTGGACCTGCTGGAGGCAACTCCCCGAATCCTCCGCGGCCTGATGACGGAGCTGACCGAAGAGGACGCCCGGTGGAAGCCGGCGCCGGGCCGCTTCTCCGTCGCCGAAGTGCTGGCCCACCTGTCGCACTCCGAAGGCCACTGCTACCGCATGCGCCTCGATCGTTTCATGGCGGAGACCCGTCCCGAGTTCGAGCCCGACGACGCGCAGATGTATCTCGACCTCTATCGCGATGCCGACCCCGAGGAGGCTTTCGATCACTTCGAGGAGCAGCGCGAGAACAACATGGAGTTCCTCCGCAGCCTCCCTGCCGGCGCGGGCGATCGCCTCGCCCTGCATAAGGAGTACGGCGAGATCACCCTGTCACAGATGCTGAATGAATGGGCGCTCCACGACCTCGGCCACATCCGCCAGATCGCCGAACTGGCCCGCGCCCGCAAGTACCAGGCCGACGCCGGCCCGATGGCCGCCTCCTACAACCTGAGACCCTG is a window from the bacterium genome containing:
- a CDS encoding DinB family protein encodes the protein MTKNGLPCLDLLEATPRILRGLMTELTEEDARWKPAPGRFSVAEVLAHLSHSEGHCYRMRLDRFMAETRPEFEPDDAQMYLDLYRDADPEEAFDHFEEQRENNMEFLRSLPAGAGDRLALHKEYGEITLSQMLNEWALHDLGHIRQIAELARARKYQADAGPMAASYNLRP